A DNA window from Halorubrum sp. DM2 contains the following coding sequences:
- a CDS encoding GMP synthase subunit A, with the protein MTRIVVIDLHGQFTHLERRALRDLGVDTEIVSAETPADEVDADGIVLSGGPDMDRVGNAPDHLDGDVPVLGICLGMQLIAAELDGAVGAGDYGGYADVDVEIVDDEDPLVGSLAPETRVWASHADEVTELPDGFDRTATSEVCDIEAMADPDAGLYGVQWHPEVAHTERGEEVFENFVAICESASATHD; encoded by the coding sequence ATGACTCGGATCGTCGTCATCGACCTCCACGGCCAGTTCACGCACCTCGAACGGCGGGCGCTCCGCGACCTCGGCGTCGACACCGAGATCGTGTCGGCGGAGACGCCGGCCGACGAGGTCGACGCCGACGGGATCGTCCTCTCGGGCGGGCCGGACATGGACCGCGTCGGCAACGCCCCGGACCACCTCGACGGCGACGTTCCCGTCCTCGGGATCTGCCTCGGGATGCAGCTGATCGCGGCGGAGCTGGACGGCGCGGTTGGCGCGGGCGACTACGGCGGTTACGCCGACGTCGACGTCGAGATCGTCGACGACGAGGACCCGCTCGTCGGCTCGCTCGCGCCGGAGACGCGCGTCTGGGCCTCGCACGCCGACGAGGTGACGGAACTTCCCGACGGGTTCGACCGCACCGCCACCTCCGAGGTCTGCGACATCGAGGCGATGGCCGACCCGGACGCAGGGCTGTACGGCGTCCAGTGGCACCCGGAGGTCGCCCACACGGAGCGCGGCGAGGAGGTCTTCGAGAACTTCGTCGCGATCTGCGAGTCGGCGTCAGCTACCCACGACTGA